The genomic interval TCTTCTCGTCGCTCGAAACCCACGGCACCTATGACCTGCAGGTCGAGCAGTCGGCCAATCTGACCTCCTCGTGCGAGGGCGTGCGGCTCCTGGCCGATACGCCGGAGTACACGGTGGCCGTGGCCGAATACAAGGGCGGGCACCGTGTGACGCTCTGCGTGGCCAACGCTTCGGTCGATGCGACGGCCCGCCACCGTGTCGAAACCTCCGAGGGGCGCTTCGAGTGGACCGGGCCCTGTGATGTGAAACTGAAATGACAAACCTATAAAAATCAGCAAAGATGAAAACACGCAGTGAAACCTATCAGCTCGAAAGCGAGCTGCAGTGGGAGACCCCGGGTCCCGGCATTCAACGTCAGATCATGGGTTACGACGGTCAGTTGATGATCGTGAAGGTGAAATTCGAAAAGGGTGCCGTGGGCACGATGCACGCCCACTACCACAGCCAGGCGACCTATGTGGCCAGCGGGAAGTTCGAGCTCACGATCGGTGACGAGAAGAAGGTCCTGGGTGCGGGCGACGGCTACTATGTGGCTCCGGACGAGATCCACGGATGCGTCTGCCTCGAACCGGGCATTCTGATCGACACCTTCTCGCCCCACCGGGAGGATTTTCTGAAAAAGTAACCGTAAAACTGCTGCCTGAATGAAAATCAAAGGATTGAGATGGATCGTCCTGGCGTTGATCGCCATCGTGACGATCATCAACTACCTCGACCGCGGGACGCTCAACTACATGTGGGTGGCCAACACGAAGGTGGTCTGCGCGGCGGGCGACTACACCTACGATGCCGCAGCCGACACCTATGCGGTGGAGTCCGAGGGCAAGGCCCTGACGCTCGCGGGCGACGAGGTGACGAAACTCCCCGACGGCGCCATCGAGTATGTGAAATACGGCGGTATCGCCAAGGAGCTTGGGCTGATCGATGCCTCGGCATCGGCCGAAGAGCAGCAGCGCCAGGCCAAAAACCTGCTGGCCGTCATCACGATGTTCTTCATGGTGGCCTACGGCGTGAGCCAGCTCGTCTCGGGCAAGATCTACGACCGGATCGGTACGCGGCGCGGATTTACCCTTTCGGCGATTCTGTGGGGCGGCGCCGATGCGCTGGCCTCGCTGGCTTCGGGGCTCAAGTCGCTGACCTTCTTCCGCGTGCTGCTCGGACTGGGCGAGGCGGGGCCGTGGCCCGGGACCACGAAGTCCAATGCCGAATGGTTTCCGCAGAAGGAACGGGCTCTCGCCCAGGGTGTTTTCGGCGCGGCCGCTTCGGTCGGGTCGATCATTGCTCCGGTGTTGATCCCGATGCTCTTCCTGGCCTTCGGCTGGCGGGTGACCTTCGCTGTGGTCGGTTCACTGGGCATCATCTGGGTGATCCCCTGGCTCATTATCAACAAGAAGGGACCCAAGGAGCACCCCTGGATCACCGAAAAGGAGCGCGACTACATCCTCACGGGCCAGCCCGAATGCCGCGTGTCGTGCGATACGGCCAAGTCGTGGGGCACGCTGCTCAGTGAGCGCAAGAACTACGCCGTGATTCTGGGCCGCTTCTTCCTCGACCCGATCTGGTGGATGTTCGTGACGTGGCTCCCGATCTATCTGATCGAGGTCTTCAATCTGGATATCAAGCAGATCGCCATG from uncultured Alistipes sp. carries:
- a CDS encoding cupin domain-containing protein; this encodes MKTRSETYQLESELQWETPGPGIQRQIMGYDGQLMIVKVKFEKGAVGTMHAHYHSQATYVASGKFELTIGDEKKVLGAGDGYYVAPDEIHGCVCLEPGILIDTFSPHREDFLKK
- a CDS encoding MFS transporter; its protein translation is MKIKGLRWIVLALIAIVTIINYLDRGTLNYMWVANTKVVCAAGDYTYDAAADTYAVESEGKALTLAGDEVTKLPDGAIEYVKYGGIAKELGLIDASASAEEQQRQAKNLLAVITMFFMVAYGVSQLVSGKIYDRIGTRRGFTLSAILWGGADALASLASGLKSLTFFRVLLGLGEAGPWPGTTKSNAEWFPQKERALAQGVFGAAASVGSIIAPVLIPMLFLAFGWRVTFAVVGSLGIIWVIPWLIINKKGPKEHPWITEKERDYILTGQPECRVSCDTAKSWGTLLSERKNYAVILGRFFLDPIWWMFVTWLPIYLIEVFNLDIKQIAMSAWVPYVGAAIGSVAGGWFSGLLINHGKTVNFARKAAMIVGSCFIIPGMALAATASSATMAVIMMAFILGGYQFVMTNIQTLASDLQTGKAVGSLAGLGGASAVLGTIISILCIPYLTQSGDWTSFFILGAALVPACLLCVFLFGGRIEQLTK